The following coding sequences are from one Triticum aestivum cultivar Chinese Spring chromosome 5A, IWGSC CS RefSeq v2.1, whole genome shotgun sequence window:
- the LOC123104060 gene encoding pentatricopeptide repeat-containing protein At5g48910 produces the protein MPPPTVPFFLTSTTLATAAKPQRQQLPAQSQPQPPSCGAQTPADALAASYTARMRLNPHLALRLFDHLLRSGADPDPIAYALALARCARERAHPAAAQLHGHAAKRGAASHRRVRNGLIHAYSVCGMLHDARKVFDYGPEVDMIAWNCLLRGYAQGRDAGALREFFARMPARDSVSWNTVIAWCAANGEHEEAVAVFREMLASNECQPDRVTLVSVISAIAYLGALAQGLWAHAYVCRKEIEVDEKLSSALINMYSKCGFIEGAVYVFENSCALRNVDTWNAMLAGFTASGCRERALELFTRMESSGFVPNKITFNSLLNACSHGGFVEEGISYFERMTNSYSIDPDIAHYGCMVDLFCRAGLFEKAEEMIQMMPMEPDAAVWKAVVGACRTYNNFELGKKAGHRLIEAAPDDHAGYVLLSNIYALDGNWKGVHKVRKLMLDCGVQKVPGSSSIELDGVIHEFISGDKSHSRKRDVYEMLSEICQQLKIAGYAPDTSQVLLDIDDEDVKESSLALHSEKLALAFGLISTAPGTPIRIVKNLRVCGDCHNAIKLLSKIYGRCIIVRDANRFHRFREGSCSCGDYW, from the coding sequence ATGCCTCCTCCCaccgtccccttcttcctcacctccacCACGCTCGCCACCGCCGCGAAACCGCAACGGCAGCAGCTACCGGCGCAATCGCAACCGCAGCCGCCTTCATGCGGCGCCCAAACCCCAGCCGACGCCCTCGCCGCGTCGTACACCGCGCGCATGCGGCTTAACCCGCACCTCGCGCTCCGCCTGTTCGACCACCTGCTCCGCTCCGGCGCCGACCCGGACCCCATAGCGTACGCGCTCGCCCTGGCCCGCTGCGCGCGGGAGCGggcccaccccgccgccgcgcAGCTCCACGGGCACGCCGCCAAGCGCGGGGCCGCTTCGCACCGCCGCGTGCGCAACGGGCTCATCCACGCCTACTCCGTCTGCGGGATGCTCCACGACGCGCGCAAGGTGTTCGACTATGGGCCCGAGGTGGACATGATCGCCTGGAACTGCCTGTTGCGAGGGTACGCGCAGGGCAGGGACGCAGGAGCACTCCGGGAGTTCTTCGCGCGGATGCCAGCCCGAGACTCGGTCTCTTGGAACACGGTCATTGCATGGTGTGCTGCGAATGGGGAGCACGAGGAGGCAGTTGCGGTGTTCCGGGAGATGCTGGCGAGCAATGAGTGCCAGCCTGATAGGGTGACATTGGTGAGCGTAATCTCCGCAATTGCGTACTTGGGAGCACTTGCGCAGGGGCTGTGGGCACATGCATATGTTTGCAGGAAAGAGATTGAGGTCGATGAGAAGTTGAGCTCAGCTCTAATAAACATGTACTCCAAGTGTGGTTTCATTGAGGGTGCAGTTTATGTGTTTGAAAATTCGTGTGCACTGAGGAACGTGGATACGTGGAATGCGATGCTAGCTGGTTTCACAGCAAGTGGCTGCAGGGAAAGAGCTTTGGAGCTTTTTACTAGAATGGAGTCATCTGGGTTTGTTCCTAACAAAATTACGTTTAACAGTTTACTGAATGCTTGCAGCCATGGAGGGTTTGTTGAGGAAGGTATTAGTTATTTTGAGAGAATGACAAATTCGTATAGTATTGATCCCGACATTGCCCACTATGGTTGTATGGTGGATCTGTTTTGCCGCGCGGGGCTATTTGAGAAGGCAGAGGAGATGATTCAGATGATGCCAATGGAGCCAGATGCTGCTGTGTGGAAGGCCGTAGTTGGTGCTTGTAGAACTTACAACAACTTCGAGTTGGGAAAGAAGGCAGGCCACAGGCTTATTGAGGCTGCACCGGATGATCATGCAGGGTATGTGTTACTATCCAACATTTATGCGCTGGATGGCAACTGGAAAGGAGTGCATAAGGTGAGGAAGCTGATGTTGGATTGTGGAGTGCAGAAGGTACCTGGGAGCAGCTCAATAGAGCTTGATGGTGTTATTCATGAGTTCATATCTGGAGATAAAAGCCACTCAAGGAAGAGAGATGTATATGAGATGCTAAGCGAGATATGCCAGCAGTTGAAAATTGCGGGATATGCTCCAGACACTTCCCAAGTGCTGCTAGATATTGATGATGAGGATGTGAAAGAGAGTTCACTTGCTCTTCACAGCGAGAAGCTTGCACTTGCCTTTGGGCTGATTAGCACTGCACCTGGGACACCTATTAGGATTGTAAAGAACCTCCGGGTCTGTGGAGACTGTCATAATGCGATAAAACTGCTAAGCAAGATTTATGGAAGGTGCATTATTGTTAGGGATGCGAATCGATTTCATCGTTTCAGAGAAGGGTCTTGTTCTTGCGGAGATTACTGGTAA
- the LOC123104059 gene encoding uncharacterized protein, which produces MLSVKSEPATAMDAVGKSKIEEHEQKVNRYQAELAARIKAKYFSNKAFDGGKIFEEETIVEGETIRSSRWSCTSSYANPVNFLREKSHERRDSPSSAADSSAKNDSPSLVAEASPKNNAGVLATANNLTPGKRQASKET; this is translated from the exons ATGCTCAGTGTCAAGTCCGAACCTGCAACTGCAATGGATGCAGTGGG TAAGTCGAAAATCGAGGAGCATGAACAGAAGGTAAACAGATACCAAGCTGAACTTGCAGCTCGCATTAAGGCCAAATACTTCTCTAATAAGGCTTTTGACGGAG GAAAAatctttgaagaagaaactattgtTGAAGGCGAAACCATCCGTTCAAGTAG GTGGTCATGTACAAGTTCGTACGCGAACCCGGTAAATTTTCTCCGAGAGAAGAGCCATGAGAGGAGGGATTCTCCATCTTCAGCAGCAGATTCCTCTGCCAAGAACGATTCTCCATCTTTGGTAGCTGAAGCTTCACCAAAGAATAATGCAGGTGTTTTGGCAACAGCAAACAATCTAACACCTGGCAAGAGACAGGCATCCAAGGAGACCTGA
- the LOC123104058 gene encoding bZIP transcription factor 16 has product MLHHYHHGEVASLHCLSPPNPPFHTHYHHPGMIAASMTPPPPFHFSPAAYEYEDEPMLQEALAAIGNNSPPGSGGAGDDIHGQTLASAAEEERRRRRMVSNRESARRSRMRKQRQLSELWARVAHLRGANRRLLDELNRAMRSCGDVRRDNDRLSAEKAELEARLEQLMQQAQQSNNASSEPCEKNTTAAAAAAAE; this is encoded by the coding sequence ATGCTGCACCATTACCACCATGGCGAAGTGGCCAGCCTGCACTGCCTCTCGCCCCCGAACCCGCCGTTCCACACCCACTACCACCACCCCGGCATGATCGCCGCCAGCATGACGCCCCCTCCGCCCTTCCACTTCTCACCGGCAGCCTACGAGTATGAGGACGAGCCTATGCTGCAGGAAGCGCTGGCTGCCATCGGCAATAACAGCCCGCCCGGCTCCGGCGGGGCTGGTGATGACATCCATGGCCAGACGCTGgcttcggcggcggaggaagagcggAGGCGGCGGAGGATGGTGTCCAACCGCGAGTCAGCGAGGCGGTCGCGCATGCGCAAGCAGCGGCAGCTCAGCGAGCTGTGGGCACGGGTGGCCCACCTCCGCGGCGCCAACCGCCGCCTCCTTGACGAGCTCAACCGCGCAATGAGGAGCTGCGGCGACGTCCGCCGCGACAACGACCGGCTCAGCGCCGagaaggccgagctggaggccagGCTCGAGCAGCTCATGCAGCAAGCACAACAGAGCAACAACGCCTCCTCAGAGCCATGCGAGAAAAacaccactgctgctgctgctgccgctgctgaatAA